TGGCTGGCCCTCGGCCTTGTGCTCGCTGCCGGCCTGTACCTCTACGGGGTACACCGTCTGCGCATACGTGGAGACCGCTGGCCGATCGCCCGTACCGTGTTCTTCATCGGCCCCGGGCTGGGCGGTATCGCGCTGGTCACGGTCAGCGGGCTGCACGCGTACGACACGGCGCTGTTGTCCGTGCACATGATCCAGCACATGGTGCTGTCGATGGTGGCGCCGATCTTCCTGGCGCTGGGCGCGCCGATGACCCTGGCCCTGCGCACGCTGCCGGTCGGGCCGCGTAAGCGCCTGCTCGCGATCGTGCACAGCCGCGTCGCCCGGGTCTACAGCTTCCCGCTGGTGGCGTTCGCCATCTTCGTGGTCAACCCGTTCGTCCTGTACTTCAGCGACCTGTACCGCTTCACCCTCGAGCACGCCTGGGCACACGAACTGGTGCACGCGCACTTCATCATGACCGGCTGCGTGTTCTTCTGGCCGCTGCTCGGCCTGGACCCGCTGCCCGGCCGCTGGCCGTACCCGGCGCGTGCGCTGCTGATGCTGCTGTCCGTGCCGTTCCACACCGTGCTCGGCCTCACCATCATGCAGAGCAGCACGCTCTTCGGCGGCGACTGGTACCCGTCCCTCAACCTCGGTTGGTCCGACCCCTGGGCGGACCAGGTGGTCGCCGGCGGCATCCTCTGGGCCGGCGGTGAGTTCGTCAGTGTGACCATGCTCGCGGTCCTGGTGGTCCAGTGGGTCAAACAGTCCGAACGCGAGGCCCGCCGGGTCGACCGCGAGCTGGATCGCCAGGAGGCCCGCGAGCGCGCCGCCGACGCCGCAGCCGCCTGAGCTGCCCGGACGGTACGCCCCGACGGGCGGCGACGGGCGGGATGTCAGCTACGTCACGCCGAACGGTACGATCGGCGGGCAGCTACGAGGTGGGAGTCAGTCCAGCATGAGCGATCGTCTTTGCACCGTCTTGCTCTACAGCGACGACCCGCAGGTCCGTGATCGGATGCGGATGGCCGTCGGCACCCGGCCCGCGCCCGGGCTGCAGATCGAGTTCGTCGACGCGTCGACCTACGCGGAGACCATCCGGCTGGTCGACGACTACGAGATCGACCTGCTGCTGCTCGACGGTGAGGCGAGCCCGGGCGGCGGCATCGGCATCGCCCGCCAGATCAAGGACGACCGGGACGACGCTCCCCCGACCTGCCTGGTGATCGCCCGCGCCGCCGACCGATGGCTCGCCGCGTACGCCGAGGTCGACGCGACGCTGGTGCACCCGCTCGACCCGGTGACCACCGGAGGCACGGTGGCCGAGCTGCTGCGGACGCACGCACCCGCCTGACGTCCCCACGCTCTCCGGCACCAACACGGCGCCGGACCAGTCGGCGCCGGTTCCAGCCCACCCGCACTTCGCACGCTCGGGAGGCCCGCCATGGGCGATCGGACCTGGCCGCACCTGCTCAACTCGCTGCTGCGCGGCGAGGAGCTGTCCACCGCCGACACCGCCTGGGCGATGGGCGAGATCATGGCCGGGTCGGCGGGCGCCGCGCAGGTCGCGGGCTTCGCGGTGGCGCTGCGGGCCAAGGGTGAGACATCGGCCGAGCTGGCTGGGCTGGTGGAGACGATGTTGAGCCGGGCCGTCCCGGTCGACCTCCCCGACGAGCTGCGGTCCACCGCACTGGACGTGGTGGGCACCGGCGGTGACCTCGCCCACACGGTCAACATCTCCACCATGGCCGCTCTGGTGGTGGCGGGTGCCGGCGTCCGCGTGGTCAAGCACGGCAACCGGGCGGCATCGTCCTCCTGCGGCACAGCCGACCTGTTGGAGTTCCTCGGCGTCCCGCTCGACCTCGATCCGGACGCGATCGTCCGCTGCGTCACCGAGGCGGGCATCGGGTTCTGCTTCGCGGCCCGGTTCCACCCGGGGATGCGGCACACCGGGCCGGTTCGCCGGGAGCTGGGCGTGCCCACCGTCTTCAACTTCCTCGGCCCGCTGACCAACCCGGCCCGGCCCCGTGCCGGCGCCGTCGGCTGCTTCGACCCGCGAATGGCCCCGGTGATGGCTGGCGTGTTCGCCGCCCGCGGTGACTCCGTCCTGGTGATGCGCGGCGAGGACGGGCTGGACGAGTTCACCACGGCCGCACCGACCCGGATCTGGGCGGCCCAGGGCGGCACCGTACGCGAGACCGTGCTGGACGCGATGGACCTGGGAGTACCCCGGGCCACCCTCGCGGACCTGCGGGGCGCTGACGCCGCGTACAACGCTGGGGTGGCCCGTCGTCTGCTGGCCGGCGAGAAGGGCCCGGTCCGCGACGCGGTGCTGGTCAACGCCGCGGCGGCGCTGGCCACGCAGGGCCCGCTCGACGGCGACCTGACCGAGGCGCTGCGCGCCGGTCTGGACCGCGCGGCCGAGTCGATCGACTCCGGCGCGGCCGCCGCGACCCTCGACCGCTGGATCGAGACCGCCACCACCGCCTGACCCACCGCTCCCTGACGCCGGCGTGGGCCGCCCGCGGGTGCCGGGGGTGGTCAGCTCGGAACCCGCGAATCTGCGGTGTTCGGAGGACCAGGATGCACCGGCATCAATGATGTCGAGTGGATCACCGGGGATCTGTCGGACCCGCGTGGAAAACTACAGCCGAGTAGTTCTCCGCTTCCGTTGTGCGCCACTGTCGCATCCGGGGGCGGTTCGTCTGGAGTTGAGAAGGAGACGCCCGTGTCGCACCGCGAGCTCTACTGCGACGTCTGCGAGGGCGTGGCACCGTTCGAGGCGCCGCCCTGCGTCGACGACCACGGCACCGACTGTCCCGAGCTGATCTGCACCGGCTGCGGCGCGGCCGTGGTGATCGCCACGTTCACCGTCCCCGTGACCCGGCTGGCCGAGCGCCGACGCCCCCAGCCCACCCGCCGCCACGCCGCCTGAGGCCCACCGAGCGCCCTGGGGCCTGGTCGGCCCCCGCACAACGACGAAGGCCCGCTCCCCCGGTGGGGATGCGGGCCTTCGAGGCGTACGGGCCGATCGCGACGGCGACCGGGCGGATCAGTGCTCGGCGGTACGCCGGGTGCCGGAGTAGTACTCGAACAGCAGACCGCACGCGGCGAAGATGACCGCCAACAGGCCGGCGCCGATCAGCCAGTACTGCCAGAACACCAGGCCGAGCGCGGCGAGCGCGGCGGCCAGCGCCAGACCGAACGGCCAGTAGCTGCCCGGGCTGAAGAAGCCGACCTCGCCAGCGCCGTCGGCGATCTCGGCGTCCGGGCGGTCCTCCGGGCGCAGGTCGATCCGGCGGGAGACGAACCAGAAGAAGCCACCGCACATCGAGCAGAGCAGGAAGGACAGCAGCAGGGCGACGGTGCCCACCCACTCGACGCCGCCCGACGCACCGTTCGTCCAGGCGCCGTAGAGGATGGTGGCACCGAGGAGGAACCCGGCGATGATCAGGAAGATACGCCACTCGGTCTTCATGCGGCTGCCTCAGCTTCCCGTGCGGGCCGGAACTTTGTCCGGGTTGAAGTTGTCCTGCGTCCGCCGGGTGTCGAACGGCTGCGTGGTCTCCGCGTACGGCTGCTCACCGATCTCGGCCAGCGCGTCCTGGGTGGACTTGCCGCCCTGCTTGGCAGCCAGGAACTTGTCGTAGTTCTCCGGCGAGACCACCCGCAGCTCGAAGTTCATGAACGCGTGGTAGCTGCCGCACAGCTCGGCGCAGCGCCCGACGTAGGCACCCTCGGCGTCCAGGCTGGAGACCTCGAAGACGTTGCGGATCTTGCCCGGCATCACGTCCCGCTTGAACAGCAGCTCCGGCACCCAGAACGAGTGGATGACGTCGCGGCTGGTCTCCTCGAACCGGATGGACCGGTTCGTCGGCAGCACCAGCACCGGGATGACCTCGCTGGTGCCCAGCGTCGACGCGGTGGTGCGGGCCTCCGGGCCCTGACCGTCGCGGTAGTTGAACTGCCAGTTCCACTTGAACGCGACGACCTCGACCGTGACGTCCGGGTTCTTGGACAACTTGTCGACGTCGGTCTGCACGATCGCCGTGTAGTAGAAGAGCACGGAGACGATCAGGATCGGCGCGATGGTGTAGAGGAACTCCATCGGCATGTTGTAGCGGGTCTGCACCGGCAGCGCGTTGCCACGCTTGCGGTACCGCACCACACACCAGAAGATCAGGCCCCACACGAAGATGCCGACCGCGAGCGCCGCGACACAGGAGGCGATCCACAGGTCGTACATCCGCTTGGACTCCGGCGAGATGCCGCCCTGCGGCCAGCCGAAGCCGTCGAACGCCTGTCCCACATCACAGCCCGTGAGCAGGACCAGCAACGCCACGCCACCGAGACCGAGCCCGGCCAACCGACCAGCACCACGCCCCCGGCGTCCACCGACCCCTGAGGAAGCGCTGTGCCGTACGGCCGACGGCCGTACCTCCGAACTCCTTGCGACCACCTGGTCCTGCCTCCCTAGCGCGCCGCGGTGCGTCTTTCGTCAGCACCGGCGGCAAAGGCGTCACCGACGGTCGCAGATTACTCGACCATGACGGACTCGACCGTGGTGGGGTCGCTGTCCACCCCCCATTGGGGGGAACCTGGCCATACCTCCGCGATAACGTAACGATCCGTGAGCGCGAGGAATGAACCGGGGTTGCGAGCCCCGCAGTCGCG
The window above is part of the Micromonospora sp. LH3U1 genome. Proteins encoded here:
- the trpD gene encoding anthranilate phosphoribosyltransferase, with the translated sequence MGDRTWPHLLNSLLRGEELSTADTAWAMGEIMAGSAGAAQVAGFAVALRAKGETSAELAGLVETMLSRAVPVDLPDELRSTALDVVGTGGDLAHTVNISTMAALVVAGAGVRVVKHGNRAASSSCGTADLLEFLGVPLDLDPDAIVRCVTEAGIGFCFAARFHPGMRHTGPVRRELGVPTVFNFLGPLTNPARPRAGAVGCFDPRMAPVMAGVFAARGDSVLVMRGEDGLDEFTTAAPTRIWAAQGGTVRETVLDAMDLGVPRATLADLRGADAAYNAGVARRLLAGEKGPVRDAVLVNAAAALATQGPLDGDLTEALRAGLDRAAESIDSGAAAATLDRWIETATTA
- a CDS encoding cytochrome c oxidase subunit 4, giving the protein MKTEWRIFLIIAGFLLGATILYGAWTNGASGGVEWVGTVALLLSFLLCSMCGGFFWFVSRRIDLRPEDRPDAEIADGAGEVGFFSPGSYWPFGLALAAALAALGLVFWQYWLIGAGLLAVIFAACGLLFEYYSGTRRTAEH
- a CDS encoding cytochrome c oxidase assembly protein; the encoded protein is MLHVDPIFAATSAPPPFTVGAVLTETRLDSWLALGLVLAAGLYLYGVHRLRIRGDRWPIARTVFFIGPGLGGIALVTVSGLHAYDTALLSVHMIQHMVLSMVAPIFLALGAPMTLALRTLPVGPRKRLLAIVHSRVARVYSFPLVAFAIFVVNPFVLYFSDLYRFTLEHAWAHELVHAHFIMTGCVFFWPLLGLDPLPGRWPYPARALLMLLSVPFHTVLGLTIMQSSTLFGGDWYPSLNLGWSDPWADQVVAGGILWAGGEFVSVTMLAVLVVQWVKQSEREARRVDRELDRQEARERAADAAAA
- the ctaC gene encoding aa3-type cytochrome oxidase subunit II → MVARSSEVRPSAVRHSASSGVGGRRGRGAGRLAGLGLGGVALLVLLTGCDVGQAFDGFGWPQGGISPESKRMYDLWIASCVAALAVGIFVWGLIFWCVVRYRKRGNALPVQTRYNMPMEFLYTIAPILIVSVLFYYTAIVQTDVDKLSKNPDVTVEVVAFKWNWQFNYRDGQGPEARTTASTLGTSEVIPVLVLPTNRSIRFEETSRDVIHSFWVPELLFKRDVMPGKIRNVFEVSSLDAEGAYVGRCAELCGSYHAFMNFELRVVSPENYDKFLAAKQGGKSTQDALAEIGEQPYAETTQPFDTRRTQDNFNPDKVPARTGS